The following proteins are co-located in the Thermotoga sp. Ku-13t genome:
- a CDS encoding oligosaccharide flippase family protein yields MTLNEQDLLKKYISFSLGTWLRTLISFFTTPITTWLINPEEFGKATMFTTVYSILLLVALLGTPNSFLRFFPQKSEQEKPILLWSSVIPPVLLSILVSIAVFIFRSSINTFLVGTSDSKAHIILIATLITGIFQTFNLNLVRSKGRAILFSAVQVIQSLSQVGFILLYALLVSRNFYALLYAQLFSNVVSLLVGMIFERSYWFPIKVNRKLVLEIIKYGYPFVFSGLVWWLLHWIDRLVLRLYTNFSEIGLYSAAFKIISAMNLFTTGFSTLWYPFAYEQYEKNPENQTIFKRVLDYVAFLVFSAGFLLLSFKDVIFLLLARSYRPASAIAPFLILNPVMITMATVVARGIDFSKRTYWFIVSDGTAALLNLAGNFLLIPIFGARGAAVSTGLCFIVVFAIEAGVSKRLYPVPYDLKKVYYLVAVFVFSATLHTFSQNVLVPILSSALGLLATIFLYRSEFSKVLFTAVDFLKTTFHRK; encoded by the coding sequence ATGACTCTCAACGAACAGGATCTTTTGAAAAAATACATCTCTTTCTCTCTTGGCACCTGGCTCAGAACGCTCATTTCTTTCTTCACCACACCCATCACAACCTGGTTGATCAACCCCGAAGAGTTCGGTAAAGCCACCATGTTCACCACAGTGTATTCGATCCTTCTTCTTGTAGCTCTCCTTGGTACTCCAAATTCTTTCCTCAGATTCTTCCCGCAGAAATCAGAACAGGAAAAACCAATTCTATTGTGGAGCAGTGTGATCCCACCAGTTCTTTTGAGTATCTTGGTAAGTATTGCCGTTTTCATCTTTAGATCTTCCATAAACACATTTCTCGTGGGAACATCTGATTCAAAAGCTCACATCATTTTGATCGCTACGCTCATAACTGGAATTTTCCAAACCTTCAATTTGAACCTCGTGAGGTCCAAGGGAAGAGCCATTCTTTTCTCAGCAGTTCAGGTTATTCAGTCTTTAAGTCAGGTAGGTTTTATCTTACTCTACGCCCTGCTTGTGAGTCGTAACTTCTACGCTCTGCTGTACGCTCAGCTTTTTTCAAATGTCGTGTCGCTTTTGGTCGGTATGATCTTCGAAAGATCGTACTGGTTTCCAATAAAGGTAAACAGAAAGCTTGTCCTCGAGATTATAAAATACGGATATCCCTTCGTTTTTTCTGGCCTTGTCTGGTGGCTTCTCCACTGGATAGATAGACTCGTGCTCCGTTTGTACACAAACTTTTCTGAGATAGGTCTTTACTCTGCCGCATTCAAAATAATCTCAGCCATGAACCTTTTCACAACAGGTTTCTCCACCCTTTGGTATCCTTTCGCATACGAGCAGTACGAGAAGAACCCTGAAAACCAGACGATCTTCAAAAGAGTACTCGATTATGTGGCTTTCCTGGTGTTCTCTGCCGGTTTTCTTCTTCTTTCCTTCAAGGACGTTATCTTCCTCCTGCTTGCAAGATCTTACCGCCCAGCTTCGGCAATTGCTCCATTTCTGATCCTGAACCCTGTGATGATAACCATGGCCACTGTTGTTGCAAGAGGAATAGATTTTTCCAAAAGAACGTACTGGTTCATCGTGAGCGATGGAACAGCCGCCCTGCTCAACCTCGCTGGAAACTTCTTGCTGATTCCTATCTTCGGTGCAAGGGGAGCCGCCGTTTCCACAGGGTTGTGTTTCATAGTCGTGTTCGCCATCGAGGCGGGTGTGTCCAAAAGGTTGTATCCTGTTCCCTACGATTTGAAGAAGGTCTACTACCTCGTAGCTGTTTTTGTCTTCTCGGCGACGTTGCATACATTCTCTCAAAATGTGCTTGTGCCAATTCTTTCGTCTGCCTTGGGGCTTCTTGCCACGATCTTTCTGTACAGATCGGAGTTTTCAAAAGTTTTGTTCACAGCTGTTGATTTTCTCAAAACCACTTTCCATCGTAAATAG
- a CDS encoding glycosyltransferase: MMKVSVLMPTYNDSKYIGRSIESVLSQRGVDVELIIINDGSTDETEEVVHSYKDERIKYIKQENKGQLDALLNGSRLVSGDFVCLFHSDDLLTDEFAFKRNTTRILERNLDGVYSDYITMDENCKETGILKVHRDFGEKALRRLIQYSGSNVIGDPFFTKKNVFFRYIVKNYIIWNQPYWFAVDGGKIHLLRLEYIDQPWYKYRVYEGNYARSDIGKFVAVNGVIRTITDLSKFYRVPLASFRYIHRLPTSLIVRRSRSSYERYRAQVCAFTRKVFKGYGIDPDSNVYYQALLSFYEKESDVRLEIDNKLINETPLLLGKDVNVFYNMLLNDKLPGLYKLFLKTALKGSFEVVIDKDFEKKVGMILKFLNFSAPVLTR; this comes from the coding sequence GGTCAATCGAAAGCGTCTTGAGTCAACGTGGAGTAGACGTCGAACTCATAATCATTAACGATGGGTCAACTGATGAGACTGAGGAGGTTGTGCATTCTTACAAGGACGAACGAATAAAGTATATAAAACAGGAAAACAAGGGACAACTCGATGCCTTGTTGAACGGTAGTAGATTGGTGAGTGGAGATTTTGTTTGCCTCTTTCACTCCGATGATTTATTAACAGACGAGTTTGCTTTCAAGAGAAATACAACAAGAATCCTCGAGAGAAATCTGGATGGCGTATACAGTGACTATATAACGATGGATGAGAACTGCAAGGAAACTGGTATTTTGAAAGTACACAGAGATTTTGGTGAAAAAGCTCTCCGAAGGTTGATTCAATATAGCGGATCAAACGTAATAGGCGATCCTTTCTTTACAAAGAAAAACGTTTTTTTCAGATACATTGTCAAGAATTACATAATATGGAACCAGCCGTACTGGTTCGCGGTAGACGGTGGAAAAATACATTTATTGAGATTGGAATACATAGATCAACCCTGGTACAAATACCGTGTTTATGAGGGAAATTACGCGAGAAGCGATATTGGTAAATTCGTTGCAGTCAATGGAGTTATCAGAACGATCACAGATCTATCTAAGTTTTACAGGGTACCCCTGGCAAGTTTTAGATACATTCACCGGTTGCCGACCAGTCTAATTGTTCGGCGTTCAAGAAGTAGTTATGAGCGGTATCGTGCACAAGTTTGCGCATTCACCAGGAAGGTGTTTAAAGGTTATGGTATAGACCCGGACAGTAATGTTTACTACCAAGCTCTTCTCAGTTTCTATGAAAAAGAGTCAGACGTACGGCTCGAAATCGATAATAAGCTGATCAACGAGACTCCACTCCTACTCGGAAAAGATGTTAATGTCTTCTACAATATGCTTTTAAATGATAAGCTTCCAGGGCTTTATAAGCTTTTCCTGAAGACAGCACTTAAAGGTTCCTTTGAAGTTGTGATCGATAAAGACTTTGAGAAAAAAGTCGGGATGATTCTGAAATTTCTAAATTTCTCAGCTCCAGTGCTAACGAGATGA